A genomic region of Gadus macrocephalus chromosome 5, ASM3116895v1 contains the following coding sequences:
- the rps6ka1 gene encoding ribosomal protein S6 kinase alpha-1 isoform X1: MLGVLLETVVVQFQAVLTEFYLSGSLDVGKVVSDFDDDETHSTFFHHQNGQSTTEDGDTPAVKEETEIKEINITHVVKEGSEKADASQFELLKVLGQGSFGKVFLVRKVTPPDDNQLYAMKVLKKATLKVRDRVRTKMERNILADVNHPFVVKLHYAFQTEGKLYLILDFLRGGDLFTRLSKEVMFTEEDVKFYLAELALGLDHLHGLGIIYRDLKPENILLDEEGHIKLTDFGLCKEAIDHEKAYSFCGTVEYMAPEVVNRQGHIQSADWWSFGVLMFEMLTGALPFQGKDRKETMNLILKARLGMPQFLSTEAQSLLRALFKRNPANRLGSGADGAEEIKRHTFFSTIDWNKLFRREINPPFKPAVARPDDTFYFDTEFTSRTPKDSPGVPPSAGAHQLFRGFSFVAAAMLEEEGSEEASQPKPHPVVQQLHGKNLLFSDGYVLKEDIGMGSFSVCKRCIHKATNTEYAVKMIDKTNTDASEEIEILLRYGQHPNIITLKDVYDTGKQVYLVTELMRGGELLDRILKQKSFSEREASAVLHTITKTVEYLHAQGVVHRDLKPSNILYVDESGNPESIRICDFGFAKQLRANNGLLMTPCYTANFVAPEVLKRQGYDEGCDIWSLGILLYTMLAGFTPFANGPEDTPDEILSRIGSGHFSLSGGNWDDVSSAAKDLVSKMLHVDPHQRLTAKQVLKHPWILQRDSLPNSQLPHQDLKLVKGAMAATYSALKNSQPTPELKPIESSFLAQRRVKKLPSTSL, translated from the exons gAGGAAACGGAGATCAAGGAGATCAACATCACCCATGTGGTCAAGGAAGGCTCGGAAAAGGCAGATGCCTCCCAGTTTGAGCTGCTCAAAGTCCTCGGACAAGGATCCTTTGGCAAG GTCTTCCTGGTGCGGAAGGTGACCCCCCCAGACGACAACCAGCTATACGCCATGAAGGTTCTTAAGAAGGCCACGCTCAAAG TCAGGGATCGTGTGAGGACAAAGATGGAGAGGAACATCCTCGCGGACGTGAACCACCCGTTTGTAGTCAAGCTCCACTATG CGTTTCAGACGGAGGGGAAGTTGTACCTCATCCTGGACTTCCTCAGAGGAGGGGATCTCTTCACTCGGTTGTCAAAGGAG gtgaTGTTCACAGAGGAGGACGTGAAGTTCTACCTGGCAGAGCTGGCCCTGGGTCTGGACCACCTGCACGGCCTCGGCATTATCTACAGAGACCTCAAGCCAGAAAA CATTCTACTGGATGAAGAGGGACACATTAAACTCACAG atttCGGCCTGTGTAAAGAGGCCATTGACCATGAGAAGGCCTACTCCTTCTGCGGCACGGTGGAGTACATGGCCCCCGAGGTGGTCAACAGACAGGGACACATCCAGAGTGCTGACTGGTGGTCCTTCGGAGTCCTCATG TTCGAGATGTTGACGGGGGCGCTGCCGTTTCAGGGCAAGGACCGCAAAGAAACCATGAACCTGATTCTGAA GGCGCGCCTGGGAATGCCTCAGTTCTTGAGCACAGAAGCCCAGTCACTCCTCAGGGCTCTGTTCAAGAGGAACCCAGCCAACCGACTAG GATCTGGGGCCGATGGTGCAGAAGAGATCAAGAGGCATACATTCTTCTCCACCATAGACTGGAAT AAACTCTTCCGGAGAGAGATAAACCCCCCGTTCAAACCTGCCGTGGCTCGCCCCGACGACACCTTCTACTTTGACACCGAGTTCACCTCACGCACCCCCAAAG ACTCCCCAGGTGTGCCCCCCAGCGCTGGAGCCCACCAGCTCTTCAGGGGCTTCAGCTTCGTAGCCGCCGccatgctggaggaggaggggtccgAGGAGGCCAGCCAGCCCAAACCCCACCCGGTggtccag CAGCTGCACGGGAAGAACCTGTTGTTCAGCGACGGCTACGTGTTGAAGGAGGACATCGGCATGGGCTCCTTCTCTGTGTGCAAGCGCTGCATCCACAAGGCCACCAACACGGAGTACGCTGTCAAG ATGATTGACAAGACCAACACAGACGCCTCTGAGGAGATTGAGATTCTGCTCCGGTACGGCCAGCATCCCAACATCATCACTCTGAAGGAT GTGTACGACACCGGGAAGCAGGTGTACCTGGTGACAGAGCTGATGCGTGGGGGCGAGCTGCTGGACCGGATCCTCAAGCAGAAGTCCTTCTCCGAGAGGGAGGCCAGCGCAGTGCTGCACACCATCACCAAGACCGTGGAGTACCTCCATGCACAGGGG GTGGTGCACAGAGACCTAAAGCCCAGTAACATTCTGTACGTTGACGAGTCGGGAAACCCAGAGTCCATCAGGATCTGTGACTTTGGCTTCGCTAAGCAGCTACGCGCTAACAACGGCTTGCTGATGACGCCGTGCTACACCGCTAACTTTGTAGCCCCGGAG GTGTTGAAGCGACAGGGCTACGATGAAGGCTGCGACATCTGGAGTCTAGGGATCTTACTGTACACTATGCTCGCTGG TTTCACTCCATTCGCCAACGGCCCAGAGGACACGCCCGATGAGATCCTGAGCAGGATAGGAAGCGGCCACTTCAGTCTGAGCGGAGGGAACTGGGACGACGTGTCCAGCGCGGCCAAG GACCTGGTGTCCAAGATGCTGCACGTGGACCCCCACCAGAGGCTCACCGCCAAGCAGGTGCTGAAGCACCCCTGGATCCTCCAGAGGGACAGCCTGCCCAACAGCCAGCTCCCGCACCAGGACCTCAAGCTGGTCAAG GGTGCGATGGCCGCCACCTATTCGGCCCTCAAGAACTCCCAGCCCACGCCGGAGTTGAAGCCCATCGAGAGCTCCTTCCTGGCCCAGCGACGCGTTAAGAAGCTGCCCTCCACCTCACTGTAG
- the rps6ka1 gene encoding ribosomal protein S6 kinase alpha-1 isoform X3, translating to MPLAQISEPWPTMELVQLETENGQSTTEDGDTPAVKEETEIKEINITHVVKEGSEKADASQFELLKVLGQGSFGKVFLVRKVTPPDDNQLYAMKVLKKATLKVRDRVRTKMERNILADVNHPFVVKLHYAFQTEGKLYLILDFLRGGDLFTRLSKEVMFTEEDVKFYLAELALGLDHLHGLGIIYRDLKPENILLDEEGHIKLTDFGLCKEAIDHEKAYSFCGTVEYMAPEVVNRQGHIQSADWWSFGVLMFEMLTGALPFQGKDRKETMNLILKARLGMPQFLSTEAQSLLRALFKRNPANRLGSGADGAEEIKRHTFFSTIDWNKLFRREINPPFKPAVARPDDTFYFDTEFTSRTPKDSPGVPPSAGAHQLFRGFSFVAAAMLEEEGSEEASQPKPHPVVQQLHGKNLLFSDGYVLKEDIGMGSFSVCKRCIHKATNTEYAVKMIDKTNTDASEEIEILLRYGQHPNIITLKDVYDTGKQVYLVTELMRGGELLDRILKQKSFSEREASAVLHTITKTVEYLHAQGVVHRDLKPSNILYVDESGNPESIRICDFGFAKQLRANNGLLMTPCYTANFVAPEVLKRQGYDEGCDIWSLGILLYTMLAGFTPFANGPEDTPDEILSRIGSGHFSLSGGNWDDVSSAAKDLVSKMLHVDPHQRLTAKQVLKHPWILQRDSLPNSQLPHQDLKLVKGAMAATYSALKNSQPTPELKPIESSFLAQRRVKKLPSTSL from the exons gAGGAAACGGAGATCAAGGAGATCAACATCACCCATGTGGTCAAGGAAGGCTCGGAAAAGGCAGATGCCTCCCAGTTTGAGCTGCTCAAAGTCCTCGGACAAGGATCCTTTGGCAAG GTCTTCCTGGTGCGGAAGGTGACCCCCCCAGACGACAACCAGCTATACGCCATGAAGGTTCTTAAGAAGGCCACGCTCAAAG TCAGGGATCGTGTGAGGACAAAGATGGAGAGGAACATCCTCGCGGACGTGAACCACCCGTTTGTAGTCAAGCTCCACTATG CGTTTCAGACGGAGGGGAAGTTGTACCTCATCCTGGACTTCCTCAGAGGAGGGGATCTCTTCACTCGGTTGTCAAAGGAG gtgaTGTTCACAGAGGAGGACGTGAAGTTCTACCTGGCAGAGCTGGCCCTGGGTCTGGACCACCTGCACGGCCTCGGCATTATCTACAGAGACCTCAAGCCAGAAAA CATTCTACTGGATGAAGAGGGACACATTAAACTCACAG atttCGGCCTGTGTAAAGAGGCCATTGACCATGAGAAGGCCTACTCCTTCTGCGGCACGGTGGAGTACATGGCCCCCGAGGTGGTCAACAGACAGGGACACATCCAGAGTGCTGACTGGTGGTCCTTCGGAGTCCTCATG TTCGAGATGTTGACGGGGGCGCTGCCGTTTCAGGGCAAGGACCGCAAAGAAACCATGAACCTGATTCTGAA GGCGCGCCTGGGAATGCCTCAGTTCTTGAGCACAGAAGCCCAGTCACTCCTCAGGGCTCTGTTCAAGAGGAACCCAGCCAACCGACTAG GATCTGGGGCCGATGGTGCAGAAGAGATCAAGAGGCATACATTCTTCTCCACCATAGACTGGAAT AAACTCTTCCGGAGAGAGATAAACCCCCCGTTCAAACCTGCCGTGGCTCGCCCCGACGACACCTTCTACTTTGACACCGAGTTCACCTCACGCACCCCCAAAG ACTCCCCAGGTGTGCCCCCCAGCGCTGGAGCCCACCAGCTCTTCAGGGGCTTCAGCTTCGTAGCCGCCGccatgctggaggaggaggggtccgAGGAGGCCAGCCAGCCCAAACCCCACCCGGTggtccag CAGCTGCACGGGAAGAACCTGTTGTTCAGCGACGGCTACGTGTTGAAGGAGGACATCGGCATGGGCTCCTTCTCTGTGTGCAAGCGCTGCATCCACAAGGCCACCAACACGGAGTACGCTGTCAAG ATGATTGACAAGACCAACACAGACGCCTCTGAGGAGATTGAGATTCTGCTCCGGTACGGCCAGCATCCCAACATCATCACTCTGAAGGAT GTGTACGACACCGGGAAGCAGGTGTACCTGGTGACAGAGCTGATGCGTGGGGGCGAGCTGCTGGACCGGATCCTCAAGCAGAAGTCCTTCTCCGAGAGGGAGGCCAGCGCAGTGCTGCACACCATCACCAAGACCGTGGAGTACCTCCATGCACAGGGG GTGGTGCACAGAGACCTAAAGCCCAGTAACATTCTGTACGTTGACGAGTCGGGAAACCCAGAGTCCATCAGGATCTGTGACTTTGGCTTCGCTAAGCAGCTACGCGCTAACAACGGCTTGCTGATGACGCCGTGCTACACCGCTAACTTTGTAGCCCCGGAG GTGTTGAAGCGACAGGGCTACGATGAAGGCTGCGACATCTGGAGTCTAGGGATCTTACTGTACACTATGCTCGCTGG TTTCACTCCATTCGCCAACGGCCCAGAGGACACGCCCGATGAGATCCTGAGCAGGATAGGAAGCGGCCACTTCAGTCTGAGCGGAGGGAACTGGGACGACGTGTCCAGCGCGGCCAAG GACCTGGTGTCCAAGATGCTGCACGTGGACCCCCACCAGAGGCTCACCGCCAAGCAGGTGCTGAAGCACCCCTGGATCCTCCAGAGGGACAGCCTGCCCAACAGCCAGCTCCCGCACCAGGACCTCAAGCTGGTCAAG GGTGCGATGGCCGCCACCTATTCGGCCCTCAAGAACTCCCAGCCCACGCCGGAGTTGAAGCCCATCGAGAGCTCCTTCCTGGCCCAGCGACGCGTTAAGAAGCTGCCCTCCACCTCACTGTAG
- the LOC132458227 gene encoding uncharacterized protein LOC132458227: MSEEEDDTRMDVVREPTRHADTDSDEETMEDEDAPACIVDPHPHITPPEAPCASSTSSASTSRRVEDALLTLPPSVSATALLGMVSPATRRSISMGDFRRVSAALLSRSEPPSASATAPSSKLVTPSSSMEFQAARRRLLEVEERQRVIHEMERRLEELRQVFVRSEQEVVVHGEVVSRISGAAQQGELCVTENTQRVKKGLRFKKHRPTIIFSSMLGLRTCLPWPVKLK, from the coding sequence AtgagtgaggaagaggacgacACCAGGATGGACGTTGTCAGGGAACCAACGAGACACGCCGACACTGATTCCGACGAAGAAACGATGGAGGACGAGGACGCCCCCGCGTGCATCGtggacccccacccacacatcaCCCCGCCGGAGGCCCCTTGTGCCTCCTCGAcgtcctccgcctccacctcgcGCCGGGTGGAGGACGCTCTCCTCACCCTGCCGCCGTCCGTCTCCGCCACCGCCCTGCTGGGCATGGTGTCCCCGGCCACCCGGCGCTCCATCTCCATGGGGGACTTCCGGCGGGTGTCGGCGGCGCTGCTGTCCCGGTCGGAGCCCCCCTCCGCCTCGGCCACGGCGCCCTCCTCCAAGCTGGTCACCCCCAGCTCCAGCATGGAGTTCCaggcggcgcggcggcggctgctggaggtggaggagcgccAGCGGGTCATCCACGAGATGGAGCGccggctggaggagctgaggcagGTGTTTGTGCGGTCcgagcaggaggtggtggtgcacgGGGAGGTGGTGTCCCGCATCTCCGGCGCCGcccagcagggggagctgtGTGTGACGGAGAACACCCAGCGGGTGAAGAAGGGCCTGAGGTTCAAGAAGCACCGTCCCACCatcatcttctcctccatgctggggCTGCGCACGTGCCTTCCGTGGCCCGTCAAACTCAAATAA
- the rps6ka1 gene encoding ribosomal protein S6 kinase alpha-1 isoform X4, with translation MWRPWFHTKIRSTVRKSHINWIEKDFAKIKAQEETEIKEINITHVVKEGSEKADASQFELLKVLGQGSFGKVFLVRKVTPPDDNQLYAMKVLKKATLKVRDRVRTKMERNILADVNHPFVVKLHYAFQTEGKLYLILDFLRGGDLFTRLSKEVMFTEEDVKFYLAELALGLDHLHGLGIIYRDLKPENILLDEEGHIKLTDFGLCKEAIDHEKAYSFCGTVEYMAPEVVNRQGHIQSADWWSFGVLMFEMLTGALPFQGKDRKETMNLILKARLGMPQFLSTEAQSLLRALFKRNPANRLGSGADGAEEIKRHTFFSTIDWNKLFRREINPPFKPAVARPDDTFYFDTEFTSRTPKDSPGVPPSAGAHQLFRGFSFVAAAMLEEEGSEEASQPKPHPVVQQLHGKNLLFSDGYVLKEDIGMGSFSVCKRCIHKATNTEYAVKMIDKTNTDASEEIEILLRYGQHPNIITLKDVYDTGKQVYLVTELMRGGELLDRILKQKSFSEREASAVLHTITKTVEYLHAQGVVHRDLKPSNILYVDESGNPESIRICDFGFAKQLRANNGLLMTPCYTANFVAPEVLKRQGYDEGCDIWSLGILLYTMLAGFTPFANGPEDTPDEILSRIGSGHFSLSGGNWDDVSSAAKDLVSKMLHVDPHQRLTAKQVLKHPWILQRDSLPNSQLPHQDLKLVKGAMAATYSALKNSQPTPELKPIESSFLAQRRVKKLPSTSL, from the exons gAGGAAACGGAGATCAAGGAGATCAACATCACCCATGTGGTCAAGGAAGGCTCGGAAAAGGCAGATGCCTCCCAGTTTGAGCTGCTCAAAGTCCTCGGACAAGGATCCTTTGGCAAG GTCTTCCTGGTGCGGAAGGTGACCCCCCCAGACGACAACCAGCTATACGCCATGAAGGTTCTTAAGAAGGCCACGCTCAAAG TCAGGGATCGTGTGAGGACAAAGATGGAGAGGAACATCCTCGCGGACGTGAACCACCCGTTTGTAGTCAAGCTCCACTATG CGTTTCAGACGGAGGGGAAGTTGTACCTCATCCTGGACTTCCTCAGAGGAGGGGATCTCTTCACTCGGTTGTCAAAGGAG gtgaTGTTCACAGAGGAGGACGTGAAGTTCTACCTGGCAGAGCTGGCCCTGGGTCTGGACCACCTGCACGGCCTCGGCATTATCTACAGAGACCTCAAGCCAGAAAA CATTCTACTGGATGAAGAGGGACACATTAAACTCACAG atttCGGCCTGTGTAAAGAGGCCATTGACCATGAGAAGGCCTACTCCTTCTGCGGCACGGTGGAGTACATGGCCCCCGAGGTGGTCAACAGACAGGGACACATCCAGAGTGCTGACTGGTGGTCCTTCGGAGTCCTCATG TTCGAGATGTTGACGGGGGCGCTGCCGTTTCAGGGCAAGGACCGCAAAGAAACCATGAACCTGATTCTGAA GGCGCGCCTGGGAATGCCTCAGTTCTTGAGCACAGAAGCCCAGTCACTCCTCAGGGCTCTGTTCAAGAGGAACCCAGCCAACCGACTAG GATCTGGGGCCGATGGTGCAGAAGAGATCAAGAGGCATACATTCTTCTCCACCATAGACTGGAAT AAACTCTTCCGGAGAGAGATAAACCCCCCGTTCAAACCTGCCGTGGCTCGCCCCGACGACACCTTCTACTTTGACACCGAGTTCACCTCACGCACCCCCAAAG ACTCCCCAGGTGTGCCCCCCAGCGCTGGAGCCCACCAGCTCTTCAGGGGCTTCAGCTTCGTAGCCGCCGccatgctggaggaggaggggtccgAGGAGGCCAGCCAGCCCAAACCCCACCCGGTggtccag CAGCTGCACGGGAAGAACCTGTTGTTCAGCGACGGCTACGTGTTGAAGGAGGACATCGGCATGGGCTCCTTCTCTGTGTGCAAGCGCTGCATCCACAAGGCCACCAACACGGAGTACGCTGTCAAG ATGATTGACAAGACCAACACAGACGCCTCTGAGGAGATTGAGATTCTGCTCCGGTACGGCCAGCATCCCAACATCATCACTCTGAAGGAT GTGTACGACACCGGGAAGCAGGTGTACCTGGTGACAGAGCTGATGCGTGGGGGCGAGCTGCTGGACCGGATCCTCAAGCAGAAGTCCTTCTCCGAGAGGGAGGCCAGCGCAGTGCTGCACACCATCACCAAGACCGTGGAGTACCTCCATGCACAGGGG GTGGTGCACAGAGACCTAAAGCCCAGTAACATTCTGTACGTTGACGAGTCGGGAAACCCAGAGTCCATCAGGATCTGTGACTTTGGCTTCGCTAAGCAGCTACGCGCTAACAACGGCTTGCTGATGACGCCGTGCTACACCGCTAACTTTGTAGCCCCGGAG GTGTTGAAGCGACAGGGCTACGATGAAGGCTGCGACATCTGGAGTCTAGGGATCTTACTGTACACTATGCTCGCTGG TTTCACTCCATTCGCCAACGGCCCAGAGGACACGCCCGATGAGATCCTGAGCAGGATAGGAAGCGGCCACTTCAGTCTGAGCGGAGGGAACTGGGACGACGTGTCCAGCGCGGCCAAG GACCTGGTGTCCAAGATGCTGCACGTGGACCCCCACCAGAGGCTCACCGCCAAGCAGGTGCTGAAGCACCCCTGGATCCTCCAGAGGGACAGCCTGCCCAACAGCCAGCTCCCGCACCAGGACCTCAAGCTGGTCAAG GGTGCGATGGCCGCCACCTATTCGGCCCTCAAGAACTCCCAGCCCACGCCGGAGTTGAAGCCCATCGAGAGCTCCTTCCTGGCCCAGCGACGCGTTAAGAAGCTGCCCTCCACCTCACTGTAG
- the rps6ka1 gene encoding ribosomal protein S6 kinase alpha-1 isoform X2, which translates to MGWANMTMEKDKRRFKLGRLLALYSPRKQQHKASLVAMASTGSPAGRNGRREETEIKEINITHVVKEGSEKADASQFELLKVLGQGSFGKVFLVRKVTPPDDNQLYAMKVLKKATLKVRDRVRTKMERNILADVNHPFVVKLHYAFQTEGKLYLILDFLRGGDLFTRLSKEVMFTEEDVKFYLAELALGLDHLHGLGIIYRDLKPENILLDEEGHIKLTDFGLCKEAIDHEKAYSFCGTVEYMAPEVVNRQGHIQSADWWSFGVLMFEMLTGALPFQGKDRKETMNLILKARLGMPQFLSTEAQSLLRALFKRNPANRLGSGADGAEEIKRHTFFSTIDWNKLFRREINPPFKPAVARPDDTFYFDTEFTSRTPKDSPGVPPSAGAHQLFRGFSFVAAAMLEEEGSEEASQPKPHPVVQQLHGKNLLFSDGYVLKEDIGMGSFSVCKRCIHKATNTEYAVKMIDKTNTDASEEIEILLRYGQHPNIITLKDVYDTGKQVYLVTELMRGGELLDRILKQKSFSEREASAVLHTITKTVEYLHAQGVVHRDLKPSNILYVDESGNPESIRICDFGFAKQLRANNGLLMTPCYTANFVAPEVLKRQGYDEGCDIWSLGILLYTMLAGFTPFANGPEDTPDEILSRIGSGHFSLSGGNWDDVSSAAKDLVSKMLHVDPHQRLTAKQVLKHPWILQRDSLPNSQLPHQDLKLVKGAMAATYSALKNSQPTPELKPIESSFLAQRRVKKLPSTSL; encoded by the exons ATGGGTTGGGCGAACATGACCATGGAAAAGGACAAGCGGCGGTTCAAGCTGGGCCGTCTGTTGGCTCTGTACAGCCCCAGAAAGCAGCAGCACAAGGCCAGCCTTGTCGCTATGGCGAGCACCGGTTCACCTGCAGGAAGGAACGGCCGCAGG gAGGAAACGGAGATCAAGGAGATCAACATCACCCATGTGGTCAAGGAAGGCTCGGAAAAGGCAGATGCCTCCCAGTTTGAGCTGCTCAAAGTCCTCGGACAAGGATCCTTTGGCAAG GTCTTCCTGGTGCGGAAGGTGACCCCCCCAGACGACAACCAGCTATACGCCATGAAGGTTCTTAAGAAGGCCACGCTCAAAG TCAGGGATCGTGTGAGGACAAAGATGGAGAGGAACATCCTCGCGGACGTGAACCACCCGTTTGTAGTCAAGCTCCACTATG CGTTTCAGACGGAGGGGAAGTTGTACCTCATCCTGGACTTCCTCAGAGGAGGGGATCTCTTCACTCGGTTGTCAAAGGAG gtgaTGTTCACAGAGGAGGACGTGAAGTTCTACCTGGCAGAGCTGGCCCTGGGTCTGGACCACCTGCACGGCCTCGGCATTATCTACAGAGACCTCAAGCCAGAAAA CATTCTACTGGATGAAGAGGGACACATTAAACTCACAG atttCGGCCTGTGTAAAGAGGCCATTGACCATGAGAAGGCCTACTCCTTCTGCGGCACGGTGGAGTACATGGCCCCCGAGGTGGTCAACAGACAGGGACACATCCAGAGTGCTGACTGGTGGTCCTTCGGAGTCCTCATG TTCGAGATGTTGACGGGGGCGCTGCCGTTTCAGGGCAAGGACCGCAAAGAAACCATGAACCTGATTCTGAA GGCGCGCCTGGGAATGCCTCAGTTCTTGAGCACAGAAGCCCAGTCACTCCTCAGGGCTCTGTTCAAGAGGAACCCAGCCAACCGACTAG GATCTGGGGCCGATGGTGCAGAAGAGATCAAGAGGCATACATTCTTCTCCACCATAGACTGGAAT AAACTCTTCCGGAGAGAGATAAACCCCCCGTTCAAACCTGCCGTGGCTCGCCCCGACGACACCTTCTACTTTGACACCGAGTTCACCTCACGCACCCCCAAAG ACTCCCCAGGTGTGCCCCCCAGCGCTGGAGCCCACCAGCTCTTCAGGGGCTTCAGCTTCGTAGCCGCCGccatgctggaggaggaggggtccgAGGAGGCCAGCCAGCCCAAACCCCACCCGGTggtccag CAGCTGCACGGGAAGAACCTGTTGTTCAGCGACGGCTACGTGTTGAAGGAGGACATCGGCATGGGCTCCTTCTCTGTGTGCAAGCGCTGCATCCACAAGGCCACCAACACGGAGTACGCTGTCAAG ATGATTGACAAGACCAACACAGACGCCTCTGAGGAGATTGAGATTCTGCTCCGGTACGGCCAGCATCCCAACATCATCACTCTGAAGGAT GTGTACGACACCGGGAAGCAGGTGTACCTGGTGACAGAGCTGATGCGTGGGGGCGAGCTGCTGGACCGGATCCTCAAGCAGAAGTCCTTCTCCGAGAGGGAGGCCAGCGCAGTGCTGCACACCATCACCAAGACCGTGGAGTACCTCCATGCACAGGGG GTGGTGCACAGAGACCTAAAGCCCAGTAACATTCTGTACGTTGACGAGTCGGGAAACCCAGAGTCCATCAGGATCTGTGACTTTGGCTTCGCTAAGCAGCTACGCGCTAACAACGGCTTGCTGATGACGCCGTGCTACACCGCTAACTTTGTAGCCCCGGAG GTGTTGAAGCGACAGGGCTACGATGAAGGCTGCGACATCTGGAGTCTAGGGATCTTACTGTACACTATGCTCGCTGG TTTCACTCCATTCGCCAACGGCCCAGAGGACACGCCCGATGAGATCCTGAGCAGGATAGGAAGCGGCCACTTCAGTCTGAGCGGAGGGAACTGGGACGACGTGTCCAGCGCGGCCAAG GACCTGGTGTCCAAGATGCTGCACGTGGACCCCCACCAGAGGCTCACCGCCAAGCAGGTGCTGAAGCACCCCTGGATCCTCCAGAGGGACAGCCTGCCCAACAGCCAGCTCCCGCACCAGGACCTCAAGCTGGTCAAG GGTGCGATGGCCGCCACCTATTCGGCCCTCAAGAACTCCCAGCCCACGCCGGAGTTGAAGCCCATCGAGAGCTCCTTCCTGGCCCAGCGACGCGTTAAGAAGCTGCCCTCCACCTCACTGTAG